Proteins from a genomic interval of Sporolactobacillus sp. Y61:
- a CDS encoding MFS transporter, whose product MKKSSFILEKMGLPPDLIWGYVGLMFFVLGAGLEQSWFAAYLSSQGLHASQISLLFTVFGISAAVSSWVTGISTQIWGIRNVMWTGLIIYLIASIPFLLIALPSRQYAWILVTYMLRGAAYPLFAYSFLVWVTYRSEKAILGRATSWFWTFFGMGFTIIGPWYSGWMIPQLGYLGVLWTGVGFTLIGAGFSLMVNRDQVKALRSESALAEFVDGFLINFQRPRLGIAIIVKTINDLGKFGFVILMPVYLIHYGFSTSEWLMIWGFTNIVSLIFNYIFGYISDKIGWRQTVVWFSGSLCGTATFLIYFVPQWFGHNSGMLFAALSLYAIGIGAFCPLSALIPSLAPDKKGAAVSALNLGSGLSNFAGPLVVSLCIGPFGVKGAMFAIASLYLLASVLTISLKTPEEREMIKSNKRLKIGPQHET is encoded by the coding sequence ATGAAGAAGAGCAGCTTCATTCTTGAGAAAATGGGTTTACCCCCTGACTTGATCTGGGGATATGTTGGGTTAATGTTCTTTGTACTGGGAGCTGGTTTGGAGCAAAGTTGGTTTGCCGCTTATTTATCGAGCCAAGGCTTACACGCAAGCCAAATCAGTCTTCTCTTTACAGTCTTCGGTATATCCGCGGCTGTGTCATCATGGGTAACCGGTATCAGTACACAGATTTGGGGGATTAGAAATGTAATGTGGACGGGGCTTATTATTTATCTGATAGCATCCATTCCCTTCTTGCTCATTGCACTACCATCCCGCCAATATGCATGGATTCTCGTAACCTATATGCTAAGAGGGGCGGCTTATCCTCTGTTTGCGTATTCATTTCTGGTTTGGGTTACCTATCGGTCAGAAAAAGCGATTTTAGGGCGGGCTACTTCGTGGTTTTGGACCTTTTTTGGTATGGGTTTCACGATTATCGGGCCCTGGTATTCAGGCTGGATGATCCCTCAGCTAGGCTATTTAGGTGTTCTATGGACTGGTGTGGGATTCACACTAATTGGTGCCGGGTTTTCGCTGATGGTGAACCGTGATCAAGTAAAAGCGCTACGGTCAGAATCAGCATTAGCGGAATTTGTGGATGGCTTCCTGATCAATTTTCAAAGACCCAGACTTGGCATTGCGATCATTGTCAAGACAATTAATGATTTGGGAAAATTCGGCTTTGTCATTTTGATGCCAGTTTATCTAATTCATTACGGATTTTCAACTTCCGAATGGCTAATGATTTGGGGATTCACAAATATTGTGAGTCTGATTTTTAACTATATTTTCGGGTATATCAGTGACAAAATAGGGTGGCGCCAGACAGTGGTCTGGTTCTCAGGTTCATTATGCGGGACGGCGACTTTTCTGATTTATTTTGTTCCGCAATGGTTCGGTCATAATAGCGGAATGCTCTTTGCGGCGCTATCCCTTTATGCGATCGGAATAGGTGCATTCTGTCCGTTATCAGCATTAATTCCATCACTTGCACCGGATAAAAAGGGAGCAGCTGTTTCCGCTTTGAATCTCGGCTCCGGATTAAGTAATTTCGCGGGTCCGCTTGTGGTTAGTCTATGTATAGGACCTTTTGGAGTGAAGGGCGCAATGTTCGCAATCGCCAGTTTGTATCTCTTAGCGAGTGTTTTGACGATTTCCCTTAAAACGCCTGAGGAGCGGGAAATGATAAAAAGTAATAAACGACTTAAAATTGGCCCTCAACATGAAACTTGA
- the galE gene encoding UDP-glucose 4-epimerase GalE, with translation MAILVLGGAGYIGSHTVDRLVEKGDKAVVVDNLVTGHRQAVNKNAKFYQGDIADQEFMRHVFLENPDLDAVIHFAAFSLVAESMTNPLKYFDNNTAGLIKLLEVMNEVGVKKLVFSSTAATYGIPKEMPIKETDSQEPINPYGESKLMMEKIMHWSDLAYGIKFVALRYFNVAGAKPDGSIGEDHHPETHLLPIVLQVAAGSRDKLKIFGNDYETPDGTNVRDYVHPYDLADAHILAVDYLRAGHESTAFNLGSSKGFSNMEILKTAREVTGKAIPAEFAPRRPGDPDTLIAASDKAKTILGWNPQFDDIHKIIATAWKWHSTHPNGYEDGR, from the coding sequence ATGGCAATTTTAGTATTAGGCGGTGCGGGCTATATTGGTTCCCATACCGTGGACCGATTGGTTGAAAAAGGCGACAAGGCGGTTGTTGTTGATAATCTTGTGACAGGGCATCGACAGGCTGTGAATAAAAACGCAAAGTTTTACCAAGGGGATATTGCTGATCAGGAATTTATGCGTCATGTATTCTTAGAAAACCCTGATCTTGATGCAGTGATTCATTTCGCAGCGTTCTCACTTGTTGCTGAATCGATGACAAATCCGCTGAAGTACTTTGACAATAATACCGCAGGATTGATAAAACTGCTCGAAGTTATGAATGAAGTAGGCGTTAAGAAGCTTGTGTTTTCTTCGACAGCAGCAACCTACGGAATCCCGAAAGAAATGCCGATCAAAGAAACCGATTCGCAAGAGCCGATCAATCCATATGGGGAAAGTAAACTGATGATGGAAAAGATCATGCACTGGTCGGATCTGGCTTATGGCATCAAATTTGTGGCTTTACGCTATTTTAACGTTGCCGGTGCAAAACCGGACGGAAGCATTGGTGAAGATCACCATCCGGAAACGCACTTGCTGCCGATCGTTCTTCAGGTCGCAGCAGGATCGCGAGACAAACTGAAAATTTTTGGCAATGATTATGAGACACCGGACGGAACCAACGTCCGCGATTATGTACATCCCTATGACCTTGCCGATGCGCATATTTTAGCTGTCGATTACTTGCGTGCCGGGCATGAAAGCACCGCCTTTAACCTGGGTTCATCAAAAGGATTCTCAAATATGGAGATTTTGAAGACAGCGCGGGAAGTGACTGGAAAAGCGATTCCGGCTGAATTTGCTCCGCGTCGTCCTGGAGATCCGGATACATTGATTGCAGCTTCAGATAAAGCCAAAACTATTCTTGGTTGGAACCCGCAGTTTGATGATATTCATAAAATTATTGCCACTGCGTGGAAATGGCATTCCACTCATCCAAATGGTTATGAAGACGGCAGGTGA
- a CDS encoding LacI family DNA-binding transcriptional regulator encodes MATIKEIAKIAGVSQATVSRVLNLDETLSVSKKTKDKIFAAASSLNYSKHLRNKPKKILSKVAIVEWYTRQKELDDVYYYSIRLGIEKKAQDLGLEIINLFHEDSFKALKDIDGIIAIGKYSTVQIKQLSQLCAKIVFVDCNTLCMNVNCVVPDFEGAVASVINHFRSHQLSKIGMLSGVEKTSDQLETVNDRRLISFKNILSTENLFDERYLFYGAFSAESGYSMMKNAIAQLGDELPEAFFVANDSMAVGALRALKEANINVPQRVSLIAFNDISISRFIIPSLSTVQVYTEQMGEAALNLLSQQFDEQNFPPQMVTLATRLILRNSSIN; translated from the coding sequence ATGGCAACCATTAAGGAAATCGCAAAAATAGCCGGTGTTTCGCAAGCGACTGTTTCAAGGGTTCTCAATCTTGATGAAACTTTGTCGGTCAGCAAAAAAACAAAAGACAAAATCTTTGCAGCCGCATCATCTTTAAATTACTCAAAGCATTTACGTAACAAGCCGAAAAAAATATTGTCTAAGGTCGCAATTGTCGAATGGTACACACGACAGAAAGAATTGGATGACGTGTACTATTATTCCATAAGACTGGGGATTGAGAAAAAGGCTCAGGATTTAGGCCTTGAGATCATCAATCTGTTCCATGAGGACTCCTTCAAAGCTTTAAAGGATATTGATGGAATTATTGCCATTGGTAAGTACAGTACGGTCCAAATCAAGCAATTATCACAGCTGTGTGCAAAGATCGTTTTTGTTGACTGTAACACCCTTTGCATGAATGTAAACTGTGTTGTTCCTGATTTCGAAGGCGCTGTTGCATCCGTAATCAACCATTTCAGATCACATCAACTGTCAAAAATTGGGATGCTCTCCGGAGTCGAAAAGACATCCGATCAACTTGAAACGGTCAATGATCGCCGATTAATCTCATTTAAAAATATCCTAAGTACTGAAAATCTATTTGACGAGCGTTATTTATTTTACGGCGCCTTCTCCGCCGAATCCGGTTACTCAATGATGAAAAACGCGATTGCACAACTTGGCGACGAACTTCCTGAAGCATTCTTTGTTGCAAACGATAGCATGGCTGTCGGCGCGTTACGTGCTTTAAAAGAAGCAAATATTAATGTCCCACAACGGGTCAGTCTGATTGCCTTCAACGATATCTCCATTTCCCGGTTTATCATACCCAGTCTCAGTACAGTGCAGGTGTACACAGAACAAATGGGGGAAGCTGCCTTAAATTTATTAAGCCAACAATTTGATGAACAGAACTTTCCACCGCAAATGGTCACCCTGGCAACCAGGCTGATTTTAAGAAACAGCAGTATTAATTAA
- a CDS encoding AraC family ligand binding domain-containing protein produces the protein MELTSLNYFWYPAAMNPAQKTQSFGSLIRKYNMFHFILNGSVYYRINGRTYIVKEGECFFTPCSTTTFFTKQIPAPLDLHLDLF, from the coding sequence ATGGAACTTACTTCACTGAATTATTTCTGGTATCCTGCGGCTATGAATCCTGCTCAAAAAACACAATCCTTTGGTTCGCTGATCAGAAAGTACAACATGTTTCATTTTATCCTTAATGGCAGCGTTTACTATCGGATCAATGGTCGGACGTATATCGTCAAGGAAGGCGAATGTTTCTTCACACCATGCAGCACAACAACTTTTTTTACCAAGCAAATACCAGCACCTTTGGACTTACACCTGGATCTGTTTTGA
- the galT gene encoding UDP-glucose--hexose-1-phosphate uridylyltransferase, with translation MDEKTLINQFVEKVIENSSFQEMDKVYLFNQVLSIVGLTDQDLDIADGDFLSLRDALVEAAVKSGQIEDLSGIREIIGAKLMNLITPPPSTVNQVFWDKYQEQGADEALSYFFNLSRNNDYIKVREIAKNIYFTVPTEYGEIEMTINLSKPEKDPKMIAKMKTLKVSGYPLCQLCMENEGYAGRLDFPARTNHRIVRCDLLDEKWGFQYSPYAYFNEHCIFLDEKHEPMIINQKTFERLLRIVQLFPSYFVGSNADLPIVGGSILTHEHYQGGKHCFAMEKAPIETKLCFTDYHDIKAGIVKWPMSVIRLQGDHSERLVSLAVKILNSWAHYSDEDVDVRAYSKGTKHHTVTPIARKRDGKFELDLVLRDNQTSSQYPDGIFHPHKDVQHIKKENIGLIEVMGLAILPPRLKKELHEVELYLLNKKNAINDYHVHWADAIKSRHQKINATNVHAIMQKELGDVFVEVLKDAGVFKRDEKGQHAFLRFAETVGLDEIQ, from the coding sequence ATGGACGAAAAAACGCTTATTAATCAATTCGTTGAAAAGGTTATTGAGAACAGTAGTTTTCAAGAAATGGATAAAGTTTACCTGTTTAATCAGGTGCTTTCAATTGTGGGATTGACTGATCAGGATCTGGATATTGCGGATGGAGATTTTCTATCGTTACGCGACGCACTCGTGGAGGCTGCTGTAAAATCCGGTCAGATTGAAGATCTGTCGGGCATAAGAGAAATTATTGGCGCGAAACTCATGAATCTGATTACGCCTCCCCCTTCAACTGTTAATCAAGTATTTTGGGATAAGTATCAGGAACAAGGAGCCGATGAGGCGCTGAGTTACTTTTTTAACTTAAGCAGAAACAATGATTATATCAAAGTTAGAGAAATTGCTAAAAATATTTATTTCACCGTACCTACAGAATACGGTGAGATCGAAATGACTATCAATTTATCCAAGCCGGAAAAAGATCCGAAAATGATTGCAAAAATGAAGACATTGAAAGTATCCGGCTATCCATTGTGCCAGCTGTGTATGGAAAATGAGGGATACGCGGGCAGACTCGATTTCCCTGCAAGAACGAATCACCGGATCGTTCGTTGCGATCTGCTTGATGAAAAGTGGGGTTTCCAGTATTCGCCATACGCCTATTTTAATGAACACTGTATTTTTCTCGACGAAAAACATGAGCCAATGATCATCAATCAGAAAACGTTTGAACGCTTATTACGTATCGTTCAACTGTTTCCTTCCTATTTTGTGGGGAGCAATGCCGATCTTCCCATTGTCGGCGGTTCGATTCTGACTCATGAGCACTATCAGGGCGGAAAACATTGTTTTGCAATGGAGAAGGCGCCAATTGAAACGAAGCTATGCTTTACAGATTATCATGATATAAAGGCCGGCATTGTCAAGTGGCCGATGTCGGTCATCCGATTACAAGGTGATCATTCTGAACGGCTCGTCTCATTGGCTGTGAAAATTTTAAATAGCTGGGCACACTACTCCGATGAAGACGTTGATGTCAGAGCCTATTCTAAAGGAACCAAGCACCATACTGTTACTCCGATCGCGAGAAAACGGGACGGCAAATTTGAACTTGATCTCGTGTTGCGTGATAATCAGACTTCATCTCAATATCCGGATGGCATTTTTCATCCGCATAAAGATGTACAGCATATTAAAAAAGAAAACATCGGATTGATCGAAGTCATGGGCCTGGCGATATTACCGCCTAGACTGAAAAAAGAACTACACGAAGTTGAGTTGTACCTATTAAATAAAAAAAATGCAATTAATGACTATCATGTGCACTGGGCAGATGCGATTAAATCAAGACATCAGAAAATTAATGCAACCAATGTTCATGCAATTATGCAAAAAGAATTAGGCGACGTATTTGTTGAGGTACTGAAGGATGCAGGCGTCTTTAAAAGAGATGAAAAAGGTCAGCATGCATTTTTGAGATTTGCCGAAACAGTAGGCCTAGATGAGATTCAGTAA
- a CDS encoding AraC family transcriptional regulator yields MEKETLIKTFPGHWLDLRLLFTGAATCYNGHSYGPAVRPYYLIHFIRSGKGILKIADHTFHLHAHQAFVIKPNELTYYQADFDAPWQYTWIAFDGRMAATLMTQLGFEFPFVFASLSAEEFHAIDQQLGRLKQQNNNLVVDQLLDQSCLLNILLTLAEISRIPGTHKRSNVEPAAKKYVDQAIALIQQNYKRPLTTKKLAAKINIDRSYLSTIFRRQTGMTLKDYLTLFRISRSKEILFTTDWPITEVARISGYNSVSYFSKAFKHHLGMSPRSYRQWRRTRLEGKK; encoded by the coding sequence ATGGAAAAAGAAACCCTGATCAAAACATTCCCGGGTCATTGGTTGGATCTGCGGTTGCTCTTCACAGGAGCAGCAACCTGTTACAATGGCCATTCCTATGGTCCTGCCGTACGACCATATTATTTGATCCACTTCATCCGTTCTGGAAAAGGGATCTTAAAGATTGCTGACCATACCTTCCATTTGCATGCCCATCAGGCATTCGTGATCAAACCAAATGAACTCACTTATTATCAGGCAGATTTCGATGCTCCCTGGCAATACACATGGATCGCCTTTGATGGGCGGATGGCGGCAACTTTGATGACTCAGCTCGGCTTCGAGTTTCCCTTTGTTTTTGCCTCGTTATCCGCCGAGGAATTCCATGCGATCGACCAGCAACTGGGTCGGCTAAAACAACAAAATAACAATTTGGTGGTTGATCAATTGCTGGATCAGTCCTGCCTCTTAAATATCTTGCTGACCTTGGCCGAGATCAGCCGCATCCCAGGAACGCATAAGCGGTCCAATGTGGAACCCGCGGCGAAAAAATACGTCGATCAGGCGATTGCTTTGATCCAACAAAATTACAAACGACCGCTGACGACAAAAAAATTAGCAGCAAAAATCAACATAGATAGGTCCTATTTATCAACAATTTTTCGACGGCAGACTGGCATGACCCTGAAAGACTACCTGACTCTATTCCGCATCTCACGCAGCAAAGAAATCTTGTTCACGACGGATTGGCCCATCACCGAAGTCGCCCGGATTAGCGGATACAATAGTGTGTCTTACTTTTCAAAAGCCTTCAAACATCATTTGGGAATGTCTCCGCGTTCTTATCGGCAGTGGCGGCGCACCCGTTTAGAGGGCAAAAAATAG
- a CDS encoding DUF2971 domain-containing protein, giving the protein MIDRQIVHYWEYDPLINSHIVFNTAVPATGFRTYKSEAFNYINIEGYIYLTNLLYHYCSVETFGLIMKNKTFRFSSLGVVDDMEESMTSDYKNIGKICFVSCWTDLVQESVEMWRTYTGGVNGVRIGLPRNLFSTGLNEKEIFKLSRQIGDKCDVSISPPYQPDLIPITYTKDDYLINLSVVKKDNEVCKKCGKVTANFNIDTRYLGRFKRNYWSGQSEWRYRLIAIPLEYYRNSQSGKYLKGKPEEMVELMQSDLIKMTFNNDYIDFPFNENVFEKMEILLSPLNAEEDNDVVKSIVKKYTNLTDFEFKSSELKIRK; this is encoded by the coding sequence TTGATTGACCGGCAAATTGTGCACTACTGGGAATACGATCCCCTTATCAATTCTCACATTGTATTCAATACTGCAGTGCCAGCAACTGGTTTTAGAACCTATAAAAGTGAGGCTTTTAATTATATAAACATAGAGGGGTATATTTATTTGACAAATCTTTTATATCATTACTGTAGTGTAGAAACTTTTGGATTAATTATGAAGAACAAAACATTTAGGTTTTCTAGTCTAGGGGTCGTTGATGATATGGAGGAGTCAATGACTTCTGATTATAAAAATATTGGAAAAATATGTTTTGTGTCCTGTTGGACTGATTTAGTGCAAGAATCTGTAGAAATGTGGAGGACATATACGGGTGGAGTAAATGGTGTTAGGATTGGACTCCCAAGAAATCTTTTTAGCACTGGGTTAAATGAAAAAGAAATATTTAAATTAAGCAGACAGATTGGTGACAAATGTGATGTTTCTATATCCCCGCCCTATCAGCCTGATCTTATACCAATAACTTATACAAAAGATGATTATTTGATTAATCTATCTGTAGTAAAAAAAGACAATGAAGTTTGTAAAAAGTGTGGTAAAGTAACAGCTAATTTTAATATCGATACTAGATATTTAGGGCGTTTCAAAAGAAATTATTGGTCAGGACAATCTGAATGGCGATATAGATTAATAGCGATTCCGCTAGAATACTATCGAAATAGCCAAAGCGGAAAATATTTAAAAGGAAAACCAGAAGAAATGGTAGAACTCATGCAATCAGATTTGATTAAGATGACCTTTAATAATGATTATATAGATTTCCCGTTTAACGAAAATGTTTTTGAGAAAATGGAGATATTATTAAGCCCTTTAAATGCAGAAGAAGATAATGATGTCGTAAAAAGTATTGTAAAAAAATATACAAACCTAACTGATTTTGAATTTAAATCATCTGAATTGAAAATTCGCAAATAA
- a CDS encoding glycoside hydrolase family 31 protein yields MDGSKYPFTAGSGYALNLIDLDSPNQVAPAFMSTHGRSLWSDEPFSLKVVSDKMTLISRGTVYLDDSGKTLKDAQQTLAHKTFTLGQMPPKEFFKMPQWNTWIELLYKQNQHDVLKYAHGIKDNGFPAGIIMIDDFWGEYYGRWQFSTRKFPDAKKMIAELHDMGFKVMVWVCPYVTADTPEYHELRDKHMLLFTQDGEPIVRKWWNGYSAMLDMSNPETYAWMKDQLQALQADTGVDGFKFDAGDPKYYSDNDVSYMHLTKQQQPELWGRFGTEFPYNEYRINYKNQGLPLVNRLQDKAFDWGKDGLAELIPDTLTQGLLGYYYNCPDMIGGGEYLSFLHTSTLDQELIVRSAQCAALMAMMQFSVAPWRVLDEEHLALCQQAARLHVQYADDIAALAENAAKTGEPITRPMNYDYPETDVQFLKTQFMLGDKLLVAPVIEKGATTKTVYFPAGKWQALDDDQTIITGQTAKKVPVTLASLPAYKKIN; encoded by the coding sequence ATGGACGGCTCGAAATATCCGTTTACTGCGGGCAGTGGCTATGCATTGAACCTGATCGATCTGGATAGCCCCAACCAGGTTGCACCAGCATTCATGTCGACACATGGCCGGTCCTTGTGGAGCGATGAACCGTTCAGTTTAAAAGTGGTCAGCGACAAGATGACGTTGATAAGTCGCGGTACGGTCTATCTCGATGATTCTGGAAAGACGCTGAAGGATGCGCAGCAGACACTTGCGCACAAGACTTTCACACTCGGGCAAATGCCGCCTAAAGAATTTTTCAAGATGCCGCAATGGAACACATGGATCGAGTTACTGTACAAACAGAATCAGCATGATGTGCTGAAATATGCCCACGGAATCAAGGATAACGGGTTCCCGGCCGGGATCATCATGATCGATGATTTCTGGGGCGAGTATTATGGCCGCTGGCAGTTCTCCACCCGAAAGTTTCCAGATGCGAAAAAGATGATCGCGGAACTGCACGACATGGGCTTTAAGGTCATGGTCTGGGTCTGCCCATATGTGACTGCGGATACGCCTGAGTACCATGAGCTGCGGGACAAGCACATGCTACTTTTTACGCAGGATGGGGAACCAATCGTACGCAAGTGGTGGAACGGTTACAGTGCGATGCTCGACATGTCGAATCCTGAGACATATGCGTGGATGAAGGATCAACTGCAGGCCTTGCAAGCAGACACCGGTGTCGATGGGTTCAAATTCGATGCAGGCGATCCGAAGTACTACTCGGATAACGATGTGTCTTACATGCATCTGACCAAGCAGCAGCAACCTGAATTGTGGGGCCGCTTTGGGACCGAATTCCCATATAACGAATACCGTATCAACTACAAAAATCAGGGACTGCCCTTGGTTAACCGGCTGCAAGATAAAGCTTTTGATTGGGGCAAAGACGGCTTGGCCGAATTGATCCCAGACACGCTGACGCAGGGCCTGCTGGGTTATTACTACAATTGCCCCGATATGATCGGCGGCGGGGAATATCTGAGTTTCTTGCATACAAGTACGTTGGACCAGGAACTGATCGTACGATCTGCACAATGTGCGGCGCTCATGGCGATGATGCAATTCTCAGTTGCGCCATGGCGGGTCTTAGATGAGGAACATCTTGCGCTTTGCCAACAAGCAGCCCGTCTGCACGTGCAATATGCCGATGACATTGCCGCACTGGCCGAAAATGCGGCAAAAACTGGCGAACCGATCACGCGCCCGATGAACTATGACTATCCGGAAACAGATGTCCAATTCTTAAAGACGCAATTCATGCTGGGCGACAAGCTGCTCGTCGCACCGGTCATCGAAAAAGGCGCGACGACGAAGACCGTGTACTTCCCAGCCGGCAAGTGGCAAGCATTGGACGATGACCAGACGATCATCACAGGTCAAACGGCCAAAAAGGTCCCAGTCACGTTGGCATCATTGCCTGCCTACAAAAAGATCAATTGA
- a CDS encoding PTS glucose transporter subunit IIA, with product MVQLIFPTRHAVGLVSNSRIVAMIHIEIGTVKLKGTGFVP from the coding sequence ATTGTTCAGTTGATCTTTCCAACGAGACATGCGGTTGGCCTTGTTTCTAACTCTCGTATTGTGGCTATGATTCACATTGAAATTGGAACAGTCAAATTAAAGGGAACTGGATTTGTGCCTTAA
- a CDS encoding alpha-galactosidase: MENGELGQIYFGKRIHIKNQYANLIKRERREAMPSWKVDQYDFQPDHLKQEYASLGKGDFREPAYQVQQENGSRITELQYVDYRLQKGKKRLSGLPSSFADESGDVETLAVYLKDALSGLTVTLRYSVFPHQNVIVRSAEFVNKGKEHLVLRRALSCQIDLPDSHYDFIHFAGTWSRERHEVKRSLQPGIQRISSLRTESSHQHNPFIMLARPQTTEDCGDVYGFNFVYSGNFLDQIEVDQYGTSRVLIGINPEEFSWNLASGATFQTPEAILSFSSQGKNKLSQQLGHFYLNHLVNPRFSNADRPILVNNWEATYFNFNEDKLLSIASKAAELGIELFVLDDGWFGHRDDDTTSLGDWFVDRTKLPDGLAHLADKIHGLGLKFGLWFEPEMISLESDLYQEHPDWMIAAPHRTLTPGRNQYVLDFTRDEVVDTIFKMMAKCIEEARLDYIKWDMNRCITEMYSSNLSPSEQLEMPHRYILGVYKLYQRLIDHYPNVLFESCASGGGRFDLGMMYYAPQAWTSDDTDAAERILIQYGTSYGYPLSMMGAHVSAVPNHQTGRVTPFETRGHVAFFGDFGYELDITKLSKEDQKQIRAQVNLYKKYRRLFQYGNFYRLESPYEGEKNVASWEVVNDDQTLAIAARYQLLNRPNPSYLRLYVRGLNPDQLYRVNGSQETFYGDELMNAGYFVDQVLDINKPITGSADFSSRLFIIKAVK, encoded by the coding sequence ATGGAGAACGGTGAACTCGGTCAAATTTATTTCGGGAAACGGATTCATATTAAGAACCAATATGCAAATCTGATCAAAAGAGAACGCCGCGAAGCGATGCCATCATGGAAAGTTGATCAATATGACTTTCAGCCGGATCATCTCAAACAAGAATATGCAAGCCTGGGCAAGGGAGACTTTAGAGAGCCGGCTTATCAGGTTCAGCAGGAAAATGGCAGTCGAATAACCGAATTGCAGTATGTTGATTATCGCCTGCAGAAAGGTAAAAAAAGACTCTCCGGACTTCCATCGAGTTTTGCCGATGAATCCGGAGATGTGGAAACACTGGCAGTTTACTTGAAGGACGCTCTTTCGGGCTTAACTGTCACTTTAAGATACAGTGTTTTTCCACATCAGAATGTCATTGTACGCAGCGCCGAATTTGTAAACAAGGGAAAAGAACACCTGGTTCTGCGCAGAGCGTTGAGCTGTCAGATTGATCTGCCGGATAGTCATTATGATTTTATACATTTTGCGGGTACATGGTCACGTGAACGTCATGAAGTCAAAAGAAGCCTTCAGCCGGGTATCCAAAGAATCAGCAGCTTGAGAACCGAGTCCAGTCACCAGCATAATCCTTTTATCATGCTGGCAAGGCCGCAGACGACCGAAGATTGCGGAGACGTTTATGGCTTTAATTTTGTGTACTCCGGCAACTTTTTGGATCAAATCGAAGTTGATCAATATGGCACATCGCGTGTGCTGATCGGCATCAATCCGGAAGAATTTTCCTGGAATCTTGCTTCTGGGGCGACCTTCCAAACTCCCGAGGCGATTTTAAGCTTTTCAAGTCAGGGCAAGAACAAGCTAAGTCAGCAATTAGGCCATTTTTACTTGAACCATCTCGTTAATCCTCGATTCTCAAACGCAGATCGTCCGATTTTGGTCAATAACTGGGAAGCTACTTATTTTAACTTTAATGAGGATAAATTACTTTCAATCGCCAGTAAGGCTGCAGAGTTGGGGATTGAACTATTTGTTTTGGATGATGGTTGGTTTGGCCATCGAGATGATGATACGACTTCACTCGGAGACTGGTTCGTTGATCGAACAAAATTGCCGGATGGTCTGGCACATTTAGCAGATAAAATTCATGGATTAGGTCTTAAGTTTGGCTTATGGTTTGAGCCGGAGATGATCTCGCTTGAAAGTGATCTGTATCAAGAGCATCCGGACTGGATGATCGCAGCCCCGCATCGTACCTTAACTCCGGGAAGAAACCAGTACGTTCTTGACTTCACTAGGGATGAGGTGGTCGACACAATTTTCAAGATGATGGCTAAATGCATAGAGGAAGCCAGGCTTGATTATATAAAATGGGATATGAACCGATGCATTACGGAAATGTACAGTAGCAATCTCTCACCCTCTGAACAATTGGAAATGCCGCATCGGTATATTCTAGGCGTCTACAAATTATATCAGCGGCTGATTGATCATTATCCAAATGTCCTCTTTGAATCCTGTGCTTCAGGTGGCGGGCGCTTTGATTTAGGGATGATGTACTATGCGCCACAGGCATGGACGAGTGACGATACCGATGCTGCTGAGCGAATTCTAATTCAATACGGCACTTCTTACGGCTATCCGCTGTCTATGATGGGGGCGCACGTCTCTGCCGTTCCTAATCATCAGACCGGCCGTGTCACACCATTTGAGACAAGAGGACATGTAGCCTTTTTCGGTGATTTTGGCTATGAGCTGGATATTACGAAACTATCTAAGGAAGACCAGAAACAGATACGAGCGCAAGTTAACCTATATAAAAAGTATCGTCGACTCTTTCAATATGGCAACTTCTATCGATTGGAAAGCCCCTATGAGGGAGAAAAAAATGTTGCCAGCTGGGAAGTCGTGAATGACGATCAAACCTTAGCTATTGCTGCACGATATCAATTATTGAACCGACCGAATCCATCCTATCTGCGTTTATATGTAAGAGGTCTGAATCCTGACCAATTGTATCGAGTGAATGGCAGTCAAGAGACGTTTTACGGTGATGAACTCATGAATGCTGGCTATTTTGTTGATCAGGTCTTAGACATCAATAAACCCATAACAGGCTCTGCAGACTTCAGTTCGAGGCTCTTCATTATTAAAGCAGTAAAATAA